The following proteins are encoded in a genomic region of Neomicrococcus aestuarii:
- the mmsB gene encoding 3-hydroxyisobutyrate dehydrogenase, with amino-acid sequence MAVYGWIGLGNMGGPMASNIFNAGHTVRGFDLSQRAQQNARDGGVEVVGSIKDAVSDADVVFTSLPKGEHVRSVFDGEDGIWEHAPKTALLADTSTVDLATSRFCHEESQKRGFVFVDAPVSGGISGAAAGTLTFMLGGDEDGVQRAREFVAPMAGHIIETGGATTGIASKIVNNMMLFINLMGIAEGSQLAERLGLDAQTFWNVANTSSGQSWAQRTWYPVPGIVASAAANNNFDATFTAELALKDVSLALEAGNETGVNLEAASLAAEMFQTLIDQGLGKKDCSLIAKLASPDGTVEGWKP; translated from the coding sequence GTGGCAGTCTACGGTTGGATTGGGCTCGGAAACATGGGCGGTCCCATGGCGTCCAATATCTTCAATGCAGGGCATACCGTGCGCGGATTCGACTTGAGTCAGCGCGCCCAACAAAATGCTAGGGACGGCGGCGTGGAGGTGGTGGGATCCATCAAAGATGCCGTGTCCGACGCCGACGTGGTGTTCACGAGTCTTCCGAAAGGCGAGCACGTGCGCTCCGTCTTCGATGGCGAGGACGGCATTTGGGAACACGCACCCAAAACAGCTCTTCTGGCCGACACTTCAACTGTGGATCTCGCGACATCACGTTTTTGCCACGAAGAATCTCAAAAGCGTGGCTTCGTGTTTGTGGATGCGCCGGTTTCCGGAGGGATCAGCGGAGCCGCCGCCGGCACCCTGACGTTCATGTTGGGCGGCGATGAAGACGGCGTCCAGCGCGCTCGCGAGTTCGTGGCGCCCATGGCAGGACACATCATCGAGACCGGTGGCGCCACTACGGGTATTGCGTCCAAGATTGTCAACAACATGATGCTTTTCATTAACCTGATGGGCATCGCCGAAGGCTCTCAGCTGGCCGAGCGTTTGGGCCTTGATGCGCAGACTTTCTGGAACGTCGCAAACACGTCCTCTGGCCAGTCGTGGGCGCAGCGCACGTGGTACCCAGTCCCTGGAATCGTGGCTTCAGCGGCGGCCAACAACAACTTTGACGCCACCTTCACTGCTGAACTGGCGCTCAAGGACGTGTCCTTGGCGCTTGAAGCTGGCAACGAGACCGGCGTCAATCTCGAGGCTGCCTCCCTCGCGGCCGAGATGTTCCAGACGCTGATTGATCAGGGCCTCGGGAAGAAAGACTGCTCGCTCATTGCAAAGCTCGCATCGCCGGACGGAACGGTCGAAGGCTGGAAGCCTTAG
- a CDS encoding SRPBCC domain-containing protein has protein sequence MSVSVTGLLRPTTDDQFELVLHRHFDVKPETVWTVLTDSVECGRWMGTWEGDPSSGVVHMKMVAEEGDALQVVKILECRAPEVVKVQQGPADQPWTLEVHLAENGPTTELTFIQPMARDFVLSMLSEVGPGWEYYMDRLVAAVAEEDANEIAWDDYYPARKEPYAVMARAAEL, from the coding sequence ATGAGCGTATCTGTCACGGGTCTTCTGCGCCCCACCACCGATGACCAGTTTGAGCTAGTGCTGCACCGTCACTTTGACGTGAAACCTGAAACGGTGTGGACCGTGCTCACGGACTCCGTTGAATGTGGGCGTTGGATGGGAACCTGGGAGGGTGACCCATCGTCTGGAGTCGTGCACATGAAAATGGTCGCCGAAGAAGGCGATGCGCTTCAGGTAGTCAAAATTCTTGAATGCCGAGCCCCCGAAGTGGTCAAAGTACAGCAGGGGCCAGCGGATCAACCGTGGACGCTCGAAGTTCACTTGGCCGAAAACGGACCTACTACTGAACTCACGTTCATCCAGCCGATGGCCAGGGATTTTGTGCTCTCGATGCTGTCAGAGGTAGGGCCGGGCTGGGAGTACTACATGGATCGTCTGGTGGCAGCTGTCGCCGAAGAAGACGCCAACGAGATCGCGTGGGATGACTACTACCCGGCGCGCAAGGAACCGTATGCGGTCATGGCTCGAGCCGCAGAGCTTTAA
- a CDS encoding DUF1697 domain-containing protein, whose product MTSLAVFLRGINVGGVRLSMAALQQALKDADYDGVSTVLATGNVLLDSGGRTAADVKTEVEGVLRAAFGYEAWVIVKTPDQVREIVAGYPFGRDTSTHHAYGVLATSADVISEVVESVSPEDMAAAGERVAAHGDVLWWECPKGSSLDTPISKYLAKAKFKPHVTTRNLNTFDKVLAKI is encoded by the coding sequence ATGACCAGTCTCGCCGTTTTCTTGCGCGGCATCAACGTTGGCGGAGTGCGGCTCAGCATGGCCGCTTTGCAGCAGGCTCTTAAGGATGCTGATTACGACGGCGTGAGTACCGTTCTTGCCACGGGTAACGTCTTGCTGGACTCGGGTGGGCGGACGGCCGCCGACGTGAAAACCGAGGTGGAAGGCGTTTTGAGGGCTGCTTTCGGGTACGAGGCGTGGGTGATCGTGAAGACCCCTGATCAGGTTCGCGAGATTGTCGCTGGGTATCCCTTCGGGCGCGATACCTCCACGCATCATGCCTACGGCGTTCTGGCCACCTCGGCTGATGTGATCTCAGAGGTTGTGGAGTCCGTCAGCCCCGAAGACATGGCTGCTGCGGGTGAACGAGTTGCGGCTCATGGTGATGTGCTCTGGTGGGAATGTCCCAAAGGATCCTCGCTGGATACTCCGATATCCAAGTACTTGGCGAAAGCGAAGTTCAAGCCGCACGTGACCACTCGGAATCTCAATACTTTCGACAAGGTGCTCGCCAAAATTTGA
- a CDS encoding SDR family oxidoreductase: MRVAVLGGTGTIGKRIVLELRRRGVETIALSRAQGVDALSGSGLVAALQGVDVVVDALNTNTFAAATAKRFFITTANHVAYAARVNDVQRVVCVSIVNATDPAVLRTNGYYAGKAAQENAYLKSGLPVQIVRTTQWFELAEQLSKQLRVGRFAVVPRMLSQPIAAARFVAENVLADPWEPIAEIGGPAPLDLAAAAQRIASKDSAAADSASLKVFPIPLPGPMGSGGLLPAAGTRTDSETFEQWLSRR, encoded by the coding sequence ATGCGGGTAGCGGTGCTGGGCGGAACCGGAACGATCGGCAAACGGATTGTCCTTGAGCTGAGACGGCGCGGTGTCGAGACGATCGCGCTCTCCCGCGCTCAGGGCGTGGATGCGCTCAGTGGCTCGGGCTTGGTCGCGGCTCTCCAGGGCGTCGACGTGGTGGTGGACGCGCTCAATACGAATACTTTCGCGGCGGCTACGGCGAAGCGATTTTTTATTACGACGGCGAACCATGTCGCGTACGCAGCGCGCGTCAACGACGTGCAGCGTGTGGTGTGCGTGTCCATTGTGAACGCCACAGACCCCGCCGTGCTTCGGACCAACGGGTACTACGCGGGCAAAGCCGCCCAGGAAAACGCGTACCTGAAATCCGGGCTCCCCGTGCAAATCGTGCGCACCACTCAGTGGTTTGAGCTCGCCGAACAGCTCTCCAAGCAACTGCGTGTGGGGCGCTTCGCGGTGGTTCCACGGATGCTGAGTCAGCCGATCGCCGCCGCGCGGTTCGTTGCAGAGAACGTTTTGGCTGATCCGTGGGAGCCGATCGCAGAAATTGGCGGTCCTGCTCCTTTGGATCTTGCTGCTGCCGCGCAGCGCATTGCATCAAAGGACTCTGCCGCGGCCGACTCCGCCTCGCTCAAGGTCTTCCCCATCCCGCTTCCGGGTCCCATGGGTTCTGGCGGGCTGCTGCCAGCGGCGGGAACGCGTACTGATTCTGAGACCTTTGAGCAATGGCTCTCACGGCGTTAA
- a CDS encoding dihydrofolate reductase family protein: protein MATIFYTASTLDGFLATEDHSLEWLMRQDFDQEGPMAYPAFVQNVGALVMGRSTYEWLREHEDKWGYSQPTWVFTHQDLPLPDGADVRIVGGSVSENFESIEASAQGKDVWVVGGGDLASQFAAAGHLDEIWVQFAPVMLGNGQPLFTQELDLELVELAQNRAFVCTRYRVLKNA from the coding sequence ATGGCAACCATCTTTTACACGGCATCGACGCTGGACGGATTCCTTGCTACGGAAGACCATTCGCTCGAGTGGCTCATGCGCCAAGACTTCGATCAAGAGGGCCCCATGGCCTACCCGGCGTTCGTTCAAAACGTGGGCGCGCTCGTGATGGGCCGCTCCACCTACGAGTGGCTGCGAGAGCACGAAGACAAGTGGGGATATTCTCAGCCCACTTGGGTGTTTACGCATCAGGACCTGCCTCTTCCGGACGGCGCAGACGTTCGCATTGTGGGCGGATCGGTGTCCGAAAACTTTGAAAGCATCGAGGCGTCCGCGCAGGGCAAAGACGTGTGGGTGGTAGGTGGGGGAGACCTCGCCTCACAGTTCGCAGCCGCCGGTCATCTCGACGAAATCTGGGTCCAGTTCGCGCCGGTGATGCTCGGCAACGGCCAGCCACTTTTCACGCAGGAACTAGACCTCGAGCTTGTCGAGCTGGCCCAGAATCGGGCGTTCGTCTGCACGCGCTACCGGGTGCTCAAGAACGCCTAG
- the gluQRS gene encoding tRNA glutamyl-Q(34) synthetase GluQRS has translation MAVENRAGRYAPSPSGELHIGNLRTALLAWLFARSTGRRFLLRVEDLDRARAGSEEQQIADLQRIGLTWDETPLRQTDRGDLYRDAITKLQARGLVFECFCTRRDIAEATSAPHAAPGAYPGTCRDLTEEQRARKRLERPAALRLRSEVTESTVTDEVYGTYTGVVDDFVLLRNDGVPAYNFATVLDDLLQGVDQVVRGEDLLSSAPRQSYLRSLLSPEYDDAAPPLRYAHVPMVLNTSGQRLAKRDGAVTLADLELLGFSTAEVVAELLLSVGLPGDGTRSPSEQLDAALLVFDSQRLPREPWIFDEFALRHPGNET, from the coding sequence GTGGCTGTGGAAAATCGTGCGGGAAGATACGCACCCAGCCCGTCCGGCGAATTACACATCGGCAATCTGCGTACCGCGCTTCTCGCGTGGCTTTTTGCGCGCAGCACCGGCCGCCGGTTTCTGTTGCGGGTTGAAGATCTTGATCGCGCTCGCGCCGGCTCTGAAGAACAACAAATTGCTGACTTGCAGCGCATCGGCCTGACCTGGGACGAAACTCCGCTTCGTCAGACTGATCGCGGCGATCTCTATCGCGACGCCATCACAAAACTCCAAGCCCGCGGGCTAGTTTTCGAGTGCTTCTGCACGCGACGAGACATTGCAGAAGCGACCTCGGCTCCACACGCAGCCCCAGGCGCTTACCCCGGAACGTGCCGCGATCTCACCGAAGAGCAACGAGCCCGCAAACGCCTCGAGCGGCCGGCCGCCTTGCGCTTGCGTTCCGAAGTCACCGAATCCACCGTGACGGATGAGGTCTACGGGACCTACACGGGCGTCGTGGACGACTTCGTGCTCTTGCGTAACGACGGCGTCCCGGCCTACAACTTCGCAACCGTCCTCGACGATCTCCTACAGGGCGTCGACCAAGTGGTGCGCGGCGAGGATCTGCTCTCTTCCGCGCCCCGCCAGTCCTATTTGCGCTCGCTTCTTTCTCCGGAGTACGACGACGCAGCTCCCCCACTGCGCTACGCTCACGTTCCTATGGTGCTCAATACGAGCGGACAGCGCCTCGCTAAGCGTGATGGCGCGGTGACGCTGGCGGATCTCGAATTGTTGGGGTTCAGCACTGCCGAGGTGGTTGCCGAACTGCTTCTGTCTGTGGGGTTGCCCGGTGATGGAACTCGCAGCCCTTCAGAACAGCTCGATGCCGCCCTGCTCGTCTTTGATTCGCAACGTTTGCCGCGCGAGCCGTGGATCTTCGACGAATTCGCCTTACGTCACCCGGGCAACGAAACGTAG
- a CDS encoding 2-hydroxyacid dehydrogenase, giving the protein MTATESTTAHTAISGSNILLVSDPHPQVRAALRDDYSAYLLPTDAAERESFLAEHGADIRVAVCSAMAGVGTELMKSLPNLEAVMNFGVGYDSTDVAQAAERGIVVSNTPDVLNECVADSALALYLDALRQVSAADRYVRAGKWESEGSYPLTTRASGRTVGIVGLGRIGAAIAQRLEGFGCTIEYHNRNEKPGVPYRYHSSLVDLAASVDVLVVAATGGPESRGLVSAEVLKALGSHGYLINISRGTVVDEKALIAALQNGTIAGAGLDVFESEPHVPEELRAFDNVVLQPHVGSGTVETRADMASLTLENLRSYVSTGTLVTPIS; this is encoded by the coding sequence ATGACCGCCACTGAGAGCACTACCGCACACACTGCCATTTCAGGATCCAACATTCTTCTGGTTTCCGACCCTCACCCGCAGGTCCGTGCTGCGTTGAGGGATGATTACTCGGCCTATTTACTCCCTACGGATGCTGCGGAGCGGGAATCGTTCTTGGCCGAACATGGTGCGGATATTCGGGTGGCTGTGTGCTCGGCTATGGCTGGCGTCGGCACCGAGCTAATGAAGTCTCTACCGAATCTTGAAGCGGTCATGAACTTTGGAGTGGGCTATGACTCCACGGATGTGGCGCAAGCTGCTGAACGCGGCATCGTCGTGAGCAATACCCCGGATGTGCTCAACGAATGTGTCGCCGACTCCGCCCTAGCGCTCTACCTTGACGCATTACGGCAAGTGTCCGCGGCGGACCGCTACGTCCGCGCCGGAAAATGGGAATCGGAGGGATCCTATCCGCTGACCACCCGCGCTTCGGGGCGCACGGTGGGCATCGTTGGTTTGGGTCGCATCGGTGCGGCGATCGCACAGCGTCTTGAAGGTTTTGGTTGCACCATCGAGTACCACAACCGTAATGAGAAGCCGGGCGTCCCGTACCGCTACCACTCCAGTCTCGTGGATCTTGCGGCCTCCGTTGATGTTCTGGTGGTCGCTGCAACCGGAGGCCCGGAATCCCGCGGACTAGTGAGTGCAGAAGTCCTCAAAGCGTTGGGTTCTCATGGATATCTCATCAACATTTCGCGCGGAACCGTAGTGGATGAGAAGGCATTGATTGCAGCCCTTCAGAACGGCACCATCGCTGGCGCTGGCTTGGATGTCTTCGAGAGCGAGCCGCACGTTCCAGAGGAATTGCGCGCCTTTGACAACGTGGTGCTTCAGCCACACGTTGGTTCCGGCACCGTGGAAACTCGCGCGGACATGGCTTCTCTCACGTTGGAGAACCTTCGGAGCTACGTTTCCACCGGAACCTTAGTCACGCCGATCTCCTAG
- a CDS encoding DNA polymerase III subunit gamma and tau, whose amino-acid sequence MSTALYRRYRPDDFADVIGQEHVTDPLMAALEKNRVNHAYLFSGPRGCGKTTSARILARCLNCVHGPTAHPCGECDSCLDLQRGGPGSLDVIEIDAASHGGVDDARDLRERATFAPVRDRYKIFIIDEAHMVTSAGFNALLKIVEEPPEHIKFIFATTEPDKVIGTIRSRTHHYPFRLVPPEPLMAYLQELCDAEQVEVAPGVLSLVARAGGGSVRDSLSVLDQLMAGAGEEGLDYELAVNLLGYTHAALLDDVVDALAANDSATVFNAVDRVIQTGHDPRRFVEDLLERFRDLIIVKAMPDEAAHIIRGLPEDQLARMRQQANVLGANELSRNADTTNKALTEMTGATSPRLHLELLCARLLLPASDHTERGMAARLDRIERHLNFAENDDAAPRPARQAPESALERQASRAARSASAPVAASSAPVSTAPASTGPVAAAPPASSPRATAAPAPAPTSAPVSTTAPASASVSAPRETAAPAPAPATEAPRSGAAPSPREESIPPRGPVRNTANDAPASPDWGNTWGALDDQPPAPPARPEVTQERPAQKRPAQDRPAQDRSTQNRPAQRPAPEQSASERPTPERPTQGRAPQEQPVQSQPAQQQPAQPQQVPAQQPARDSAPTNGAQSGGAHSGGAGSVEMFRRAWPEIMNRLSEERRAVWMAVEPHSTVAGFDGRTLTIAFSNEGALMNFRRREDNAELLRKCIQDVLGVGVALDAVSGGAAPAGGSGPKDRGRKAPAQRSEEHVVPSAAPVSPAPVSAPAPTKTPTQDRPEPRQPARQVAEAPVREQSAPVQQPQSRSAEPVEAAKPAQSVDRPQPVRPAPPVQQAEPTRPAASAAPASAPTASARATSSASTRPATPSSNDAWQYANDIEPWDPDGDPWAGADDYSWEPTPDESPAESPAPSMSAPSTPSPSTQVPPTTASRSEGEPASSSSEVRRPAQAAAPSPVAAPAPRNGGSARPVAPPPPAGDAENWGWESARDAAPATAPEPEPAPVTEPQEKPMSQRIAEKLVPAKDQQAAASQATPPANPQQSGVESSYVDEVPSDEDPMIEDSMLVGRAAVERVLDGKLIEARNLDGTPIV is encoded by the coding sequence GTGAGCACCGCCCTTTACCGCAGATACCGTCCCGACGACTTCGCGGACGTCATTGGGCAAGAGCACGTCACCGACCCTTTGATGGCTGCTCTTGAAAAGAACCGCGTCAATCACGCGTACCTCTTTTCAGGTCCTCGCGGTTGCGGTAAAACCACGAGCGCGCGCATCCTCGCCCGTTGTTTGAACTGTGTCCACGGACCTACCGCGCACCCGTGCGGTGAGTGCGATTCGTGCCTCGATTTGCAGCGCGGCGGCCCTGGTTCGCTCGACGTTATTGAGATTGACGCCGCCTCCCACGGTGGCGTGGATGACGCTCGCGATCTGCGCGAACGCGCCACGTTTGCGCCGGTGCGCGACCGCTACAAGATCTTCATCATTGACGAGGCCCACATGGTGACCTCGGCTGGCTTCAACGCTTTGCTCAAGATCGTTGAAGAGCCACCAGAACATATCAAGTTCATCTTTGCCACCACGGAGCCGGACAAGGTCATCGGCACCATCCGCTCCCGCACGCACCACTACCCTTTCCGGCTCGTGCCACCAGAGCCGCTCATGGCGTACTTGCAAGAACTCTGCGATGCCGAACAGGTTGAGGTAGCGCCCGGCGTTCTCTCACTTGTGGCTCGCGCTGGCGGCGGTTCTGTGCGCGACTCGCTGTCCGTGTTGGACCAGCTCATGGCTGGCGCCGGCGAAGAAGGCTTGGATTACGAGCTCGCTGTGAACCTTCTGGGGTACACGCACGCTGCCCTCTTGGATGATGTGGTGGACGCGCTCGCTGCCAATGATTCGGCGACGGTTTTCAATGCAGTAGACCGCGTGATTCAGACGGGCCACGATCCCCGACGATTCGTCGAGGACCTGTTGGAGCGCTTCCGCGATCTCATTATCGTCAAGGCGATGCCGGACGAGGCCGCCCACATTATTCGTGGTTTGCCCGAGGATCAGCTGGCTCGCATGCGCCAGCAAGCCAACGTTTTGGGCGCCAATGAATTGAGCAGAAACGCTGACACCACCAACAAGGCGCTCACCGAAATGACGGGGGCTACGAGCCCGCGGCTTCACTTGGAATTGTTGTGCGCTCGGCTTTTGCTGCCCGCAAGCGATCACACAGAACGCGGCATGGCCGCGCGCTTGGATCGCATTGAGCGGCACCTGAATTTTGCGGAGAACGACGACGCCGCCCCGCGTCCCGCTCGACAGGCTCCGGAGAGTGCCCTCGAACGTCAAGCGAGCCGTGCCGCGAGGTCAGCAAGCGCACCGGTTGCCGCTTCATCGGCTCCAGTCTCCACGGCCCCCGCTTCAACAGGCCCGGTGGCTGCCGCTCCTCCGGCATCTTCGCCGCGAGCCACGGCAGCTCCTGCCCCTGCGCCTACCTCTGCACCCGTATCAACTACTGCACCGGCATCAGCATCGGTCTCGGCGCCACGGGAAACGGCAGCACCTGCTCCCGCTCCAGCCACAGAAGCACCGCGTTCCGGCGCGGCACCTTCCCCGCGGGAAGAATCCATCCCGCCGCGCGGACCAGTTCGTAACACCGCCAATGACGCTCCTGCCTCCCCCGATTGGGGAAACACGTGGGGCGCTCTCGACGACCAGCCACCCGCTCCCCCTGCCCGTCCCGAAGTGACTCAAGAGCGTCCGGCCCAGAAGCGTCCGGCCCAGGATCGCCCTGCTCAGGATCGTTCAACGCAGAACCGACCTGCACAGCGGCCAGCTCCCGAGCAGTCGGCATCCGAACGTCCGACGCCCGAGCGTCCAACTCAGGGTCGAGCACCACAAGAACAACCGGTTCAGTCGCAGCCAGCCCAGCAACAGCCGGCTCAGCCGCAGCAGGTTCCTGCTCAGCAGCCAGCTCGGGACAGCGCGCCAACAAACGGCGCTCAGTCAGGTGGCGCACACTCCGGTGGTGCTGGTTCTGTCGAGATGTTCCGCCGCGCTTGGCCAGAGATCATGAACCGCTTGAGCGAAGAGCGCCGAGCCGTGTGGATGGCAGTAGAACCGCACTCCACGGTGGCCGGTTTTGACGGTCGAACGTTAACGATTGCCTTCTCCAACGAGGGCGCTCTCATGAACTTCCGTCGTCGTGAAGACAACGCGGAGTTGCTCCGTAAGTGCATTCAGGATGTTCTCGGCGTTGGCGTCGCTCTTGACGCCGTGAGTGGAGGGGCTGCTCCTGCGGGTGGTTCGGGCCCAAAAGATAGGGGCCGCAAGGCCCCTGCTCAGCGTTCCGAAGAACACGTTGTGCCGTCTGCCGCTCCTGTTTCCCCTGCTCCTGTTTCCGCGCCTGCTCCTACGAAGACGCCTACGCAGGATCGCCCCGAACCACGTCAACCTGCCCGCCAGGTAGCTGAAGCGCCGGTTCGCGAACAAAGCGCTCCGGTCCAACAGCCTCAATCGCGCTCCGCTGAACCGGTAGAGGCGGCAAAGCCAGCTCAGTCGGTAGACCGACCTCAACCGGTGAGGCCGGCCCCACCCGTTCAGCAGGCCGAGCCAACCCGGCCGGCGGCAAGCGCGGCACCTGCAAGTGCACCGACTGCGAGCGCACGGGCGACGAGCTCTGCTTCCACGCGCCCTGCAACGCCTAGCTCGAACGACGCTTGGCAATACGCGAATGACATTGAACCGTGGGATCCAGATGGTGACCCATGGGCCGGTGCTGACGACTACTCGTGGGAACCCACCCCTGACGAATCGCCAGCCGAGTCTCCGGCTCCATCCATGTCAGCGCCATCGACGCCATCGCCTTCCACGCAAGTCCCTCCGACCACGGCCTCGCGCTCGGAAGGCGAGCCTGCGTCGTCGTCCTCTGAAGTTCGGAGGCCCGCGCAAGCTGCGGCACCGTCGCCAGTGGCGGCTCCCGCACCCCGTAACGGCGGAAGTGCACGCCCTGTGGCTCCACCACCTCCGGCTGGGGATGCTGAGAACTGGGGTTGGGAATCCGCACGGGATGCGGCTCCGGCTACCGCGCCAGAGCCTGAACCTGCGCCGGTAACGGAACCGCAAGAGAAGCCGATGTCGCAGCGGATCGCCGAAAAGTTGGTGCCCGCGAAGGACCAGCAGGCGGCTGCATCGCAGGCCACGCCTCCGGCTAACCCGCAGCAAAGCGGCGTAGAATCGTCCTACGTCGATGAGGTTCCCAGCGATGAGGACCCCATGATCGAAGATTCCATGTTGGTGGGTCGCGCGGCTGTTGAACGAGTGCTCGACGGAAAGTTGATCGAAGCTCGAAACCTCGACGGCACCCCCATCGTCTAA
- the recR gene encoding recombination mediator RecR translates to MYQGAVQELIDELGRLPGIGPKSAQRIAFHILDADPEDMKRLADAIRIVKDKVKFCKICFNVTEQETCNICQDPRRDETIICVVEESKDIVTIERTRSFRGRYHVLGGAINPIGGVGPEQLHIRELITRLGDEKIQEIIIATDPNLEGEATATYLARMLKSIGIKVTRLASGLPVGGDLEYADDVTLGRAFEGRRSLVG, encoded by the coding sequence GTGTATCAAGGTGCCGTTCAAGAGCTGATTGATGAGCTGGGCCGTTTGCCTGGCATCGGACCGAAATCTGCTCAGCGCATCGCCTTTCATATCCTCGATGCTGACCCGGAGGACATGAAGCGCCTCGCTGACGCCATCCGGATCGTCAAAGACAAAGTGAAGTTCTGCAAGATCTGCTTCAACGTCACCGAGCAAGAGACGTGCAACATCTGTCAGGATCCACGCCGCGACGAAACCATCATTTGCGTGGTGGAAGAGTCCAAAGACATCGTGACGATCGAACGTACGCGCTCGTTCCGCGGCCGCTACCATGTGCTCGGCGGCGCCATCAATCCGATTGGCGGCGTAGGCCCAGAGCAATTGCACATCCGCGAGCTGATCACGCGCTTGGGCGACGAGAAGATCCAAGAAATCATCATCGCCACGGACCCCAACCTCGAAGGCGAAGCAACCGCCACCTACCTTGCGCGAATGCTCAAGAGCATCGGCATTAAGGTGACCCGCCTAGCCTCCGGACTGCCGGTAGGCGGAGACCTCGAATACGCTGACGACGTGACGCTGGGCCGCGCATTCGAGGGCCGCCGTAGCCTGGTGGGCTAA
- a CDS encoding ABC transporter permease — protein sequence MSQALDTERNPVGVDGTLGFKAGIRTVFKMELMQRLRSGSWYWMMGVWFVIIGLVTWAVIASFRPYDEYSMFGGQSGQLVFETVLFFVLLFALLISPAFAANTITGDRQNGTLAIIQNTLLTPWQIILGKWLAAWVSALAFLVVALPFIVLSFALGGVDFSRMLLFILMLGFELLVMTGLGVAVSSVSVRSLFAVLGTYLLVALFSVGTLIGFGLSAQLSQEEVSGRYMDAPIMEPPAEVLNSSDGKAINDWYNENSQCSTATQTTNIVHTERIAWILAANPFVMVADIAREPYDVNTVTNGELFTGISQLMRSAQAGPEYQHECLNGKKFSELPDPQVFPSWPIGMAIQVIFLGGLMTAARNRLKTPVKKLSPGMRVA from the coding sequence ATGAGCCAAGCACTAGACACGGAGCGGAATCCCGTGGGTGTGGATGGGACTTTGGGTTTCAAGGCGGGCATCCGAACCGTTTTTAAGATGGAGCTCATGCAACGCCTGCGCTCGGGTAGCTGGTACTGGATGATGGGCGTCTGGTTCGTGATCATTGGCTTGGTGACCTGGGCGGTCATCGCGTCCTTTAGGCCCTATGACGAATACAGCATGTTCGGAGGGCAATCGGGTCAGCTGGTCTTTGAAACCGTGTTGTTCTTTGTCCTGTTGTTCGCGCTGCTGATCTCTCCGGCTTTCGCCGCCAACACCATCACGGGCGATCGTCAAAATGGCACGCTCGCCATCATTCAAAACACGCTGCTTACGCCGTGGCAGATCATCCTAGGAAAATGGCTGGCAGCCTGGGTCTCAGCGCTTGCGTTCCTGGTGGTGGCGCTGCCGTTCATTGTGCTGTCTTTCGCGCTTGGCGGTGTGGACTTCAGCCGAATGCTGTTGTTCATTCTCATGCTGGGTTTCGAACTGCTAGTGATGACCGGTCTTGGCGTTGCTGTTTCCTCCGTGTCCGTGCGCTCGCTGTTCGCCGTACTCGGAACGTACCTGTTGGTGGCTTTGTTCTCCGTAGGAACGCTCATTGGTTTTGGACTGAGCGCTCAACTGAGCCAGGAAGAGGTTTCGGGTCGGTATATGGATGCGCCCATTATGGAGCCGCCCGCGGAGGTTTTGAACTCATCGGATGGAAAAGCCATCAACGATTGGTACAACGAGAATTCTCAGTGCAGCACCGCTACCCAAACCACCAACATTGTGCACACTGAACGCATCGCCTGGATATTGGCAGCCAACCCATTTGTGATGGTCGCGGATATTGCTAGAGAGCCGTACGACGTCAATACTGTCACCAATGGAGAGCTGTTCACGGGGATTAGCCAATTGATGCGAAGCGCTCAAGCGGGACCCGAGTACCAGCACGAATGCTTGAACGGCAAGAAGTTTTCCGAGCTTCCGGATCCGCAAGTGTTCCCAAGCTGGCCTATCGGTATGGCCATTCAGGTGATCTTCTTGGGTGGACTCATGACCGCAGCGAGGAACCGCTTGAAGACGCCGGTGAAGAAGCTTTCGCCGGGAATGCGTGTGGCGTAG